In a genomic window of Phyllostomus discolor isolate MPI-MPIP mPhyDis1 chromosome 5, mPhyDis1.pri.v3, whole genome shotgun sequence:
- the LACTBL1 gene encoding putative beta-lactamase-like 1 isoform X1, with amino-acid sequence MRLLGCGLGRQRAGILRTSERMRSQARWRLGQLKVRRKWLLPASCSFFFLLSVLMTGCFLWQYHLPKLKAGSLGLEATSAPVRMCPQHPEPVRLAHPLPVLKEALEKVDGTLRGALSAPGLAAMSAVVIHSDTVLWTGNFGRKNGSDPASGPPNESTMYRISSVSKIFPVLMLYRLWEEGIVASLDDPLERYASAFTINNPLGAASAPQQGRPMDGLEEGGPAPRPSPVTLRRMASQLSGLPRRLRGTSLLWRGSTQEALSLLKDDVLVADPGTRCHYSTLAFSLLAHVLAAHTLQGDYQRWVLENVLEPLGMADTGFDLTPPIRARLAVGFYGSGRPAPLYDLGWYRPSGQMYSTPADLAKLAMALLGSGPRRILGPDAAKTLLAPLLACPGAYFANETGTPWEFHMQRGYRVVRKDGDLDGYAATFSLVPPLRLGLVLLLAGPRPSGPDLVAQAYDVLLPAMERVLREAERSPAPPPSARPFTGYFTFANLTFYEVRTGPAGELRLRQFGPRVEALVPPAFRTLALRHLRGRVFQLHVAREFPCALPLGDTWLSLEAQHGQLVHFYPLDRHGLSPGFDVPGLNTYQVLRLLRKPVFKTQ; translated from the exons ATG CGTCTCCTGGGCTGTGGACTTGGCCGTCAACGAGCTGGAATCCTGCGCACCTCGGAGAGAATGAGGAGCCAG GCCCGTTGGCGGCTCGGCCAGCTGAAAGTGAGAAGGAAGTGGCTCCTCCCGGCCTCCTGCAGCTTCTTCTTCCTGCTCTCCGTGCTCATGACGGGCTGCTTCCTGTGGCAGTACCACCTCCCCAAGCTGAAGGCCG GTTCCTTGGGACTAGAAGCGACCTCTGCCCCTGTGAGGATGTGTCCCCAGCACCCTGAGCCTGTGCGCCTGGCCCACCCACTCCCCGTGCTGAAGGAGGCCCTGGAAAAG GTGGACGGGACCCTGCGTGGGGCGCTGTCTGCCCCAGGGCTGGCTGCCATGTCGGCAGTTGTCATCCACAGCGACACCGTGCTCTGGACTGGGAACTTTGGGAGGAAGAACGGCTCAGACCCGGCTTCCGGGCCCCCCAATGAGTCCACCATGTACCG GATCTCCAGTGTCTCCAAGATCTTTCCGGTCCTTATGCTGTACCGCCTGTGGGAGGAGGGCATTGTGGCCTCTCTCGATGACCCCCTGGAGCGATATGCCAGCGCCTTCACCATCAACAACCCTCTGGGCGCGGCCTCAGCCCCCCAACAAGGGAGACCGATGgatgggctggaggaggggggccCAGCCCCAAGGCCTTCGCCTGTCACCCTCCGAAGGATGGCCAGCCAGCTCTCAG ggctgcccagaAGGCTCCGGGGCACTTCGCTGCTGTGGAGGGGCAGCACCCAGGAGGCCCTGAGCCTGCTCAAGGACGACGTGCTGGTAGCAGACCCGGGAACCAG GTGCCATTACAGTACCCTGGCCTTCTCGCTTCTGGCCCACGTCCTGGCAGCCCACACGCTCCAGGGTGACTACCAGCGCTGGGTCTTGGAGAATGTGCTGGAGCCGCTGGGGATGGCAGACACAGGCTTCGACCTCACTCCTCCTATCCGCGCCCGCTTGGCGGTGGGCTTCTACGGCAGCGGGAGGCCGGCACCGCTCTACGACCTGGGTTGGTATCGCCCCTCAGGCCAAATGTACTCCACCCCTGCCGACCTGGCCAAGCTGGCCATGGCGCTCCTGGGCAGCGGGCCCCGGCGGATTCTGGGGCCCGACGCGGCCAAGACACTGCTAGCACCGCTGCTGGCCTGCCCGGGCGCCTACTTCGCCAACGAGACCGGCACCCCTTGGGAGTTCCATATGCAAAGGGGCTACCGCGTGGTCCGCAAGGACGGCGACTTGGACGGCTACGCCGCTACCTTCTCCCTGGTGCCACCGCTGCGcctgggcctggtgctgctgctggccgGCCCGCGGCCATCCGGACCCGATCTGGTGGCGCAGGCCTATGATGTGCTCCTGCCGGCCATGGAGAGGGTCCTCCGGGAGGCGGAGCGCAGCCCGGCCCCACCACCCAGCGCGCGCCCCTTCACCGGCTACTTCACTTTCGCCAACCTGACCTTTTATGAGGTGCGCACCGGGCCGGCGGGCGAGCTGCGCCTGCGCCAGTTCGGGCCCCGCGTCGAGGCCCTGGTGCCCCCAGCGTTCCGTACCTTGGCGCTGCGCCACCTGCGCGGCAGGGTCTTCCAGCTGCACGTGGCCCGCGAGTTCCCGTGCGCGTTGCCGCTTGGCGACACCTGGCTCTCCCTCGAGGCCCAACACGGGCAGCTCGTCCACTTCTACCCGCTGGACCGCCACGGGCTGTCCCCGGGCTTTGACGTGCCGGGCCTTAACACGTACCAGGTGCTGCGGCTGCTGCGCAAGCCCGTGTTCAAGACCCAGTGA
- the LACTBL1 gene encoding putative beta-lactamase-like 1 isoform X2, protein MRSQARWRLGQLKVRRKWLLPASCSFFFLLSVLMTGCFLWQYHLPKLKAGSLGLEATSAPVRMCPQHPEPVRLAHPLPVLKEALEKVDGTLRGALSAPGLAAMSAVVIHSDTVLWTGNFGRKNGSDPASGPPNESTMYRISSVSKIFPVLMLYRLWEEGIVASLDDPLERYASAFTINNPLGAASAPQQGRPMDGLEEGGPAPRPSPVTLRRMASQLSGLPRRLRGTSLLWRGSTQEALSLLKDDVLVADPGTRCHYSTLAFSLLAHVLAAHTLQGDYQRWVLENVLEPLGMADTGFDLTPPIRARLAVGFYGSGRPAPLYDLGWYRPSGQMYSTPADLAKLAMALLGSGPRRILGPDAAKTLLAPLLACPGAYFANETGTPWEFHMQRGYRVVRKDGDLDGYAATFSLVPPLRLGLVLLLAGPRPSGPDLVAQAYDVLLPAMERVLREAERSPAPPPSARPFTGYFTFANLTFYEVRTGPAGELRLRQFGPRVEALVPPAFRTLALRHLRGRVFQLHVAREFPCALPLGDTWLSLEAQHGQLVHFYPLDRHGLSPGFDVPGLNTYQVLRLLRKPVFKTQ, encoded by the exons ATGAGGAGCCAG GCCCGTTGGCGGCTCGGCCAGCTGAAAGTGAGAAGGAAGTGGCTCCTCCCGGCCTCCTGCAGCTTCTTCTTCCTGCTCTCCGTGCTCATGACGGGCTGCTTCCTGTGGCAGTACCACCTCCCCAAGCTGAAGGCCG GTTCCTTGGGACTAGAAGCGACCTCTGCCCCTGTGAGGATGTGTCCCCAGCACCCTGAGCCTGTGCGCCTGGCCCACCCACTCCCCGTGCTGAAGGAGGCCCTGGAAAAG GTGGACGGGACCCTGCGTGGGGCGCTGTCTGCCCCAGGGCTGGCTGCCATGTCGGCAGTTGTCATCCACAGCGACACCGTGCTCTGGACTGGGAACTTTGGGAGGAAGAACGGCTCAGACCCGGCTTCCGGGCCCCCCAATGAGTCCACCATGTACCG GATCTCCAGTGTCTCCAAGATCTTTCCGGTCCTTATGCTGTACCGCCTGTGGGAGGAGGGCATTGTGGCCTCTCTCGATGACCCCCTGGAGCGATATGCCAGCGCCTTCACCATCAACAACCCTCTGGGCGCGGCCTCAGCCCCCCAACAAGGGAGACCGATGgatgggctggaggaggggggccCAGCCCCAAGGCCTTCGCCTGTCACCCTCCGAAGGATGGCCAGCCAGCTCTCAG ggctgcccagaAGGCTCCGGGGCACTTCGCTGCTGTGGAGGGGCAGCACCCAGGAGGCCCTGAGCCTGCTCAAGGACGACGTGCTGGTAGCAGACCCGGGAACCAG GTGCCATTACAGTACCCTGGCCTTCTCGCTTCTGGCCCACGTCCTGGCAGCCCACACGCTCCAGGGTGACTACCAGCGCTGGGTCTTGGAGAATGTGCTGGAGCCGCTGGGGATGGCAGACACAGGCTTCGACCTCACTCCTCCTATCCGCGCCCGCTTGGCGGTGGGCTTCTACGGCAGCGGGAGGCCGGCACCGCTCTACGACCTGGGTTGGTATCGCCCCTCAGGCCAAATGTACTCCACCCCTGCCGACCTGGCCAAGCTGGCCATGGCGCTCCTGGGCAGCGGGCCCCGGCGGATTCTGGGGCCCGACGCGGCCAAGACACTGCTAGCACCGCTGCTGGCCTGCCCGGGCGCCTACTTCGCCAACGAGACCGGCACCCCTTGGGAGTTCCATATGCAAAGGGGCTACCGCGTGGTCCGCAAGGACGGCGACTTGGACGGCTACGCCGCTACCTTCTCCCTGGTGCCACCGCTGCGcctgggcctggtgctgctgctggccgGCCCGCGGCCATCCGGACCCGATCTGGTGGCGCAGGCCTATGATGTGCTCCTGCCGGCCATGGAGAGGGTCCTCCGGGAGGCGGAGCGCAGCCCGGCCCCACCACCCAGCGCGCGCCCCTTCACCGGCTACTTCACTTTCGCCAACCTGACCTTTTATGAGGTGCGCACCGGGCCGGCGGGCGAGCTGCGCCTGCGCCAGTTCGGGCCCCGCGTCGAGGCCCTGGTGCCCCCAGCGTTCCGTACCTTGGCGCTGCGCCACCTGCGCGGCAGGGTCTTCCAGCTGCACGTGGCCCGCGAGTTCCCGTGCGCGTTGCCGCTTGGCGACACCTGGCTCTCCCTCGAGGCCCAACACGGGCAGCTCGTCCACTTCTACCCGCTGGACCGCCACGGGCTGTCCCCGGGCTTTGACGTGCCGGGCCTTAACACGTACCAGGTGCTGCGGCTGCTGCGCAAGCCCGTGTTCAAGACCCAGTGA